The Polyodon spathula isolate WHYD16114869_AA unplaced genomic scaffold, ASM1765450v1 scaffolds_3218, whole genome shotgun sequence nucleotide sequence AAAGAAAAGAgtgaggaaagaaagaaagaaaaagaaaaggtttagTTTCGGTTTCAGGTTCAAACAAGCGACACGAGCTCAGTTGTtacagtttagtttttgtttgttttgttttttttttttttttttttttttttttacatttgatagATATAATCTTGGATTTTCTTTATAATACGTCTTGACGTTGCCTGCTTTATTGAGTGGGATATTCTGCAGTATAAAATACATGATCACACCCGTCTGTGAttacaaagtgaaagtaaaataaaacaacaataaataaaacgcgCGTTAGTGTCTCAGCAGCAGCCCTGGCTTTCATTTCTAAGAGGAGCAAACTGTTCTTTCTCTAACAGGGCGGGGGATCATGGCTGAAGAAACTGTTTCTCAAGAGCTGCGCAGCGCCTCTGAGCTGAGGATCGTGCTGCTTGGGGGAAACTGGGCTGGGAAGCGTGCAGCAAGAAATACCATCCTGGGCAGAGGGGACTCTATATCTGGATTCAGCTTCTCTGCAAGAACGAGGGAGTGTGAGAAGAGAACAGGAGAAGTGTCTGGGAGACAGGTCACTGTGGTCAACACTCCAGACTTGTTACACACAGACCAGGTTGAGATTGagagatgtgtttctctgtctgccCCGGGACCCCACGCTTTCCTCCTGGTGATACCCGTGTATACAAAAGAAATGACTGACTCTGTCCGTGAGTTTATAGTAGAAGAGTGTTGCGAATCCTTTGATAAAGTGCAGGAGCTGTTTGGTGAGAGAGCTGTGAGGAACACGATGATCCTTTTCACCCGCGGGGATTATCTGAGAGGCAGGACGATT carries:
- the LOC121311427 gene encoding GTPase IMAP family member 4-like, whose amino-acid sequence is MAEETVSQELRSASELRIVLLGGNWAGKRAARNTILGRGDSISGFSFSARTRECEKRTGEVSGRQVTVVNTPDLLHTDQVEIERCVSLSAPGPHAFLLVIPVYTKEMTDSVREFIVEECCESFDKVQELFGERAVRNTMILFTRGDYLRGRTIEQYIEEAGEEFQQLVEKCDYRYHVLNNMNRNDRTQVTQLLDKIDNM